From the genome of Dehalococcoidales bacterium:
TTAAACAAGTACCAACGTTGTAAACAGAACGCTCTTCGGTGACTTCTTCATATTTAAACGGTAATGCAATAAGATTATAGACTGGCTTCTCTGGAAAGTGTTCTTTAATCAGCTGTGTTATCACTGGTAAAGAACCGGAACCAGTTCCCCCTGCAGCGCTTCCTATTACCATAAAAGCATCGGTTTCCGGGAGGTTTTTGGTATCTCGAATTTTATCGAGAACCTTGTCTCCGTCTTCCCTGGCAATTTCCGCTCCGATTTCGTTCATTTTACCAACGCCGTGACCATGAGTCCTTTGGCTGCCAATAAGTATACGGTGATTATAATCAGCTTTTATGTGGTTAAGACCGCTAAGGTCAGCCACATCAGTATTAACAGCCAAGACGTTTGTGACAATATCAAACCCGCGTTCTGCCCTTGCCTTTTTATTTAATAGTGCAAATTCATCACTAATGCGGCCTCCAGCCTGGCCGCAGCCTACTATCAATAATTTCACTCTCTGCCTCCAATAATCGGGGTAGAATAAATTGCTTTAAGATGGTATCTTTTCTGTTAAGAAAATCATTAAAAGTTTACCGACTTGTACTTATGAAGTCAACCTTGACATATAATAATTTGAATCCGGAAAGACTTACCCATATGAAAGCATCATAATCTACCGAGGCTGAAAAGTGGAACTAAAAGAACTTAGAATCAAATCCCTGGGAATAATTGACGAGTTGGATTGGCAACCCGGGCTAGGACTTAACATAATTACCGGAGAAACCGGCGCAGGTAAGTCTTTGATAATCGAGGCGCTGGACCTCTTGTTTTTTTCTAAAGCGGACGAATCGTCTATACGTCACGGGTCAAATCAAGCAATTATTGAAGCTTATTTTTCACTAGATCATCCGACACCAGCAGCAATTTATACTCTTTTTAAAGAACGAGCTATAGAATATGATCACAATGAATTGCTGGTTGAAGCTCAAATCAGGCGGCAGGGCAGAAGCATATACAGGATAAATTCGATCGTTGTGCCCAAATCAGTCCTTGGCGAAATTGGTAAGGCGATAATTGATATGCATACGCAATCCCAGCACCTGGCTTTATTCGATCCGGCAAACCATCTAGATATTCTCGATGCCTTTGGTGATATCAAGGATACCAAAACACAGTTTGGGGCAAAACTCGCTACTCTGAACAAATTACAATCAACTAAAAAGACACTTGAAAAAGAAGCTGGTGATACCGAAAGACGTCGCGACTTCCTCGCCTATGAGATCGATGAATTGACCCACGCCGGCCTCCAAGCTGGTGAGGACGAAGCACTCGAGGTGGAATTGCATAAGCTGGCAAGTGCTGAAAAAATACGCGAACTCGGGCATAGGTTGCATCTGATTCTTACTGGTGGAGTAGATACGGATTCTTTATCAGCGATAGATTGTTGCGGGCAAGGATTAATGATAGCCCTCCAGCTTTCACAGCTGGATAACCGCTTTTCTTCGGTGGTTGAAGAAATTACAAGGATAAATACTTCTCTGGAAGATCTCGGACATGATATTGGGCGATTTATCGATGAAATAGACAATAGTGATGCTCGCCTTGAAGAGGTTGAAAACAGGCTGGAAGCATTAAAAACATTAAAAAAGAAATACAG
Proteins encoded in this window:
- the recN gene encoding DNA repair protein RecN, translated to MELKELRIKSLGIIDELDWQPGLGLNIITGETGAGKSLIIEALDLLFFSKADESSIRHGSNQAIIEAYFSLDHPTPAAIYTLFKERAIEYDHNELLVEAQIRRQGRSIYRINSIVVPKSVLGEIGKAIIDMHTQSQHLALFDPANHLDILDAFGDIKDTKTQFGAKLATLNKLQSTKKTLEKEAGDTERRRDFLAYEIDELTHAGLQAGEDEALEVELHKLASAEKIRELGHRLHLILTGGVDTDSLSAIDCCGQGLMIALQLSQLDNRFSSVVEEITRINTSLEDLGHDIGRFIDEIDNSDARLEEVENRLEALKTLKKKYRKDIDGLITYSELARQELEKLENIPINLEKLEAEISETKIELAKLAITMHDSRISAARKLESYVNSELSDLGMNGMKFSVLFEKEQDDINGLPISQDRKLAYSKIGIDRIVFTASTNPGEPLKPLHDVASTGEASRFTLAVKNALAQTDSTPILIFDEIDIGVGGRCGEVIGKKLWSLARHHQVICITHLPQIAAFADSHYRVIKVAENERHTTQIATLHSHDSATELAEMLSSKNYSDEAMQAAIDLVRKASEWKNREAK